CTATCCGGGCGGGCGCGACGCGAAGAGCGGCCAGCCCCTGGTGCTCTATCTCGACACCACCGACCGCGGCCCCGGCGACAAGCCACGCCTGGACTGGTATCGCAAGCAGTTCGCCAAGCTGTCGATCCAGCTGGAAGTCCGCGGCACCGATTACAACCGCTTCCAGGAGAAGGTGCGCAAGGGCGCGGCGCAGATCTTCGTATGGGGTTGGAACGCAGACTATCCCGATCCGGAGAATTTCCTTTTCCTCTTTCACGGCCCGCAGAGCCGCGCCAAGTTCCAGGGCGAGAATGCCGCCAATTACGCCAACCCGGAATACGACCGGCTCTTCGAGCAGGTAAAACACATGGAGAACAGCCCGGCGCGGCAGGCACTGATCGACCGCATGATGGCCATCCTGCGCGAGGATGCGCCCTGGTCGTTCGGCTTCCACCCGAAGGACTACAGCTTGCACCACGGCTGGGTGGCGAACCTCAAGCCGAACCACATGGCGAGGAACGGCCTCAAGTATCAAAAGATCGATGCGGTGCAACGCGAGCGGCTGCGTGCAGCCTGGAACCGTCCGGTGCTCTGGCCGCTCGGCCTGATGGCTGCCATCCTTGCCGCCAGCGCGGCGCCGGCGGTCATCGGCTGGCGCCGCCGGGAACGATCGCAGGGGAGGGCGTAATGCTGGCCTACATCATCCGCCGCCTGCTCTACGCCATTCCGATCCTGATCGGCGTCAATCTTTTGACCTTCACGCTGTTCTTCGTGGTGAACACGCCCGACGACATGGCGCGCATGCAGCTCGGCATCAAGCGCGTCACACCGGAGGCCATCCAGAAGTGGAAGGCGGAGCGGGGCTATGACAAGCCGCTGCTCTACAACGGGACGGCAGAGGGCGCGGGAAAAATCACGCGCACCATCTTCTTCGAAAAGTCGGTGAAGCTCTTCGTCTTCGATTTCGGACGCGCCGACGACGGCCGCGACATCGGCCACGAAATCAGGATGCGCATGGCGCCGAGCCTGGCTATCGCCGTGCCGGCCTTCATCCTCGGGCTCTTCGTAACGATCTCCTTTGCCCTCCTGCTGGCCTTCTTTCGCGCCACCTATCTCGATTTCTGGGGCGTGGTCATGTGCGTGGCCATGATGTCCATCTCCAGCCTGTTCTACATCATCGGCGGGCAATACCTGGTGAGCAAGGTCTGGCATTTGGTGCCAATCTCGGGCTATGCCGGTGGCCTGGATGCCGGGCGCTTCCTGCTGCTGCCGGTAATCATCAGCGTGGTTGCCGGCATCGGCAGCAGCACGCGCTGGTATCGCACCATTTTCCTCGAGGAGATCGGCAAGGACTACGTCCGCACGGCGCGTGCTAAGGGCCTGTCAGAATTGGCGGTGTTGTTTCGTCATGTACTGAAGAACGCCATGATTCCGATCCTCACCGGTGTCGTCGTGGTGATCCCGCTGCTCTTCATGGGCTCGCTGCTCACCGAATCCTTCTTCGGCATTCCGGGGCTCGGTTCCTACACCATCGACGCCATCAATGCGCAGGACTTCGCCGTGGTGCGCTCGATGGTCTTCATCGGCTCGGTGCTGTACATCGCCGGCTTGCTGCTGACAGACCTGTCCTACACCCTGGTCGATCCGCGCGTGAGGCTGCAGTGATGCCGATCGTCTTGTGGACCGATGCCCTGATTTTCCTCCTCATTGCCTCCGCGATCGGTGCCGGCTTCTACGTCATCCGCCGCGAATACCTGCTGGCGTCGTGGCGCCGCGTCGGCGAGAGCCGCGCCGGCATGGCGTCGCTGACGGTGTTGGCGGCTTTCATCGCCATCGGTCTGTTGGATTCGCTGCACTATCGGCCGCGTCTCGACGACGTCTCGGGCAGGACGGCCAGCGGCTACAGCAGTGAGGTGCGCAGCGCCCTGGATGCGCTGCTGCTGCCCTTGCGGGCTGGTACCGAGAAGACCTATTCCGCACCGCTGGCCACACACCTTTATGCCAGGGAGACGGTTGAACTGCCGGACGGCAGCCAGACGCGGGTGTTCCCGCGATTACAGCATGGCGGCGCGCACCTTGAGAACCCCGAGCAGGACTGGGGAAAGGACGTGGCCGCCCGGACCGTCCGCGGGTTGGCGTTCGCCGTGCTGGCGGGACTGACTTTTTCTGCGATCGTCGTGCAAGCGGCGGCACTGCGCTGGGGGCTTGGCTGGCAGGTAACCTGGCGCCGCATCTGGAAGGGCGACACGCAGTTTGCCTGGAATGCAGTCCTGACCGCCTTGGCGGTCCTCATGCTGCTGGCCGGGCCGGTCATTTCGCTGGCCGGCGGCTACCACGTCTTCGGCACCGACAAGGTTGGACAGGATGTGCTGTATCTCACGCTGAAGAGCATCCGCACCGGACTGGTCATCGGTACCATCACCACGCTGTCGATGCTGCCCTTCGCGGTGGCGCTGGGCATTGTCGCCGGATATCGCGGCGGTTGGATCGACGACTTCATCCAGTATCTCTACACGACTCTGAATTCGATCCCCAGCGTGCTGCTCATTGCCGCCTCGGTGCTGATGGTTCAGGTGGCGATCGACACGCATCCGGACTGGTTTGCCACCGCAGCCCAGCGTGCCGATGCGCGCCTGCTGGCACTGTGCCTGATCCTAGGCGTGACGAGCTGGACGGGATTGTGCCGGCTGCTGCGCGCCGAGACTCTCAAGCTGCGTGAGCTGGAGTACGTTCAGGCGGCGCAGGCCTTCGGCGCCTCGCCCTCGCGCATCATGGGGCGCCACATCCTGCCCAACGTCATGCACATCGTGCTGATCGCTGTGGTGATGGACTTTTCCGGCCTGGTGCTGGCCGAGGCGGTTCTCTCCTATATCGGCATCGGCGTCGATCCCAGCACCATCAGCTTCGGCACCATGATCAACACGGCGCGCCTCGAGCTGGCGCGCGAGCCGGTGGTCTGGTGGTCGCTGATCGCCGCCTTTGCCTTCATGTTCGTGCTGGTCCTGGCGGCCAACCTGTTTTCCGACGCGGTACGGGATGCTTTCGATCCGCGCGTTGCCAGCCGCCGTGTCGCGGCCCCGGCGCAGGAGAAGGCGGCATGAGCCTGTTGCGCGTCGACTCCCTGCAAACTTCGCTCGCGAGTGCGGCGGGTGTCGTGCGCGCAGTCGACGATGTTTCGTTCGAGCTCGCCGCGGGAGAAACCTTTGCCCTGCTGGGCGAGTCTGGCTGCGGCAAGTCGATGACGGCGCTCTCGCTCATGCGGCTGCTGCCCGATGCCGGATCGATTGTCGGCGGGCGGGTCTTGCTGGGCGGGCGCGACCTGCTGGCCCTGTCCGAGTCGGAGATGCGCGAGGTGCGCGGCAGCGAGTTGGCGATGATCTTCCAGGAGCCTGCCACCAGCCTGAATCCGGTTCTGACCGTCGGCGAGCAGATCGTCGAAGTGCTGGAACGGCATGCATCGATGAGAGGGGCGGCCGCGCGCCGACACGCCCTGGAACTCGTTGCCGCTGTCGGCATTCCCGACCCCGGGCGTCGCCTCGGCGAGTACCCCTTCCAGCTTTCGGGCGGCATGAAGCAACGGGTCATGATCGCCATGGCGCTGGCCGGCGATCCCGCCTTGCTGATTGCCGACGAGCCGACGACCGCGCTCGATGTGACGATCCAGGCCCAGGTGCTCGACCTGCTCGGACAGCTGCAGCGCAGCCGCGGCATGGGGATGCTGCTTATCACACACGATCTGGGCATAGTCTCGCAGCTGGCGCAGCGGGTCGGCGTCATGTATGCAGGCGAACTGGTGGAAGTCGCCGAACGCACGGCGTTCTTCGCCTCGCCGAAACATCCTTATTCGAACAAGCTGTTTGCCGCGCTGCCGCGCCCTGAGCGGCGGGGCGCGGCGCTGGAAACGATTCCGGGCAGCGTGCCGCCGCTGTCGACGAGGTTTACCGGCTGCCGCTTCGCCGAGCGCTGCCCAAGTGTCCGGGAGCGCTGCCGGGAGGAGGTGCCATCCTGGCATGCGGCAGAGGCGGGGCATGTCGTGCGTTGCCACCTTTACGATGCGAAGACACCGGCCGTTGAGGGAAGCGCCCGCGTCGCGGAAACGTCGTCGTTGCACAGTGGCGAGAGTGATTCCATGCCGCCGGATTCCGAGGCGCCGCTGCTGGAGGTGGCCGGTCTGAAAGTGCATTTCCCGATCCGTCAAGGCGTTTTCAAGCGCGTCGTCGGGCAGGTCAAGGCGGTCGACGGCGTGTCGCTGAGACTGACTTTGGGGCGCACCCTGGCATTGGTGGGGGAGTCGGGCTGCGGCAAGACGACCGTGGGCAAGGCTGTCCTACAGTTGCTGCAACCCAGCGGCGGTAGCGTACGTTTCGCCGGCGAGGAACTCACCTCCCTGCCGGACGCACGTCTGCGCGCATTGAGAGCGGAAATGCAGATCGTGTTCCAGGACCCTTACGGGTCGCTGGACCCGCGCATGCGGGTGGGCGACATCATTGAGGAAGGCATGGCCGCCTTGGGCACGGCATCCGAGCTTGCGGTGCGGAACCGGCAGATCGATGAAATGATGCTGCGGGTCGGCCTCTCTTCCGAAATGCGTGGTCGTTACCCGCATGAATTTTCCGGCGGCCAACGGCAGCGCATCGCCATAGCCCGGGCGCTGGCGGTCGAACCCCGCCTGCTGGTCTGCGACGAGCCGACCAGCGCGCTCGACGTTTCCGTGCAAGCGCAGATCCTCAACCTGCTTAAGGAACTACAGGCCTCCCTCGGCCTCGCCTACCTGTTCATCACGCACAACATTGGCGTCGTGGAGTATCTGGCGCATGAAGTGGCGGTGATGTACCTCGGCCGGATTGTCGAGCGGGGCGCGGTGGGGGAAATCCTGCGCGACCCCAAGCACCCCTACACGGAGGCGTTGCTCTCGGCAGTACCGCGCCTGGACGTCGATACGGGCCGGCCGGTCATCGTGCTCAAGGGGGATATGCCTTCGCCGGCCCGTCCGCCTGCGGGTTGCCACTTTCATCCGCGATGTCCGCGGGCGATGCCGCAGTGTTCGGTCGGCTATCCTGCGGAGACGCAACTTGAGGGCGGGCGTAGCGTATGCTGCTACCTGTATGAGCAAATCCGTGCTTAGTTGCGTGGCGGCTGTTTCTTGGCAGCGACGTTTTTGGGAGGCGTCCCAGGTTTTTTCCTGGCGGCGTTCTTCTGGCGCTTGCCGGCGGCCATCTTCTTCTTGCCCCTGACGGGGGCCTTCCTGACGCTTGGCTTGATCACGGGGAGGTTTACCTTCAGAAGGTTATCCGCAACCGGCTCTCCCTTGGCCGGCACCAGCAGGGTATGACCAGGCCCGATGCGCATTCTCGCGCTGATGCCATTGACCTGCCTGAGTCGCGTTACCGTCAGGCCGTGCTTGTTCGCGACCGCAGCCAGGCTTTCGCCTTTTTTGATGGTGTAGGCCTGCCAGTTCGTCAGCGGCTTGTTGTGCGCCTCGAGATTGGACATGAACACGTCGACCTTTTCTGCCGGAAGCACGATGTTGGCTCCGCCCTTGTCCGGAATGACCGGCCGATTGAAGGCCGGATTGAGGGCAAGAAATTCCTCGATGGTCATTTCCGCCAGCCGCGCAGCAATGGCGACATCCATGTGGGCGGAGACCTCCACCGTCTGGAAGTAGGGTTTGTTGGGAATCGGGTCCAGGCTGACGTTGAAGAGCCCCGGCTGGGCAATGATGTTCTTGAGGGCCTGCAGCTTTGGCACGTACCAGCGCGTTTCATTGGGCATGGTCAGGCTCAGGTAGTCGGTCGGCAGTCCCTTGGCCATGTTCTTGTTGATGGCGCGGGCCACTGCGTTCTCGCCCCAGTTGTAGGAGGCCAGCGCGAGATGCCAGTCGCCGTGCATCTCGTATATCGATTGCAGGTAATCGAGTGCGGCGCTGGTGGAAGCGATGATGTCGCGTCGCTGATCCATCCACCAGTTCTGGTCGAGCTGGTAGGTCTTCCCGGTGGAAGGTATGAACTGCCACATGCCAGAGGCATGGGCGCGCGAATAGGCCATCGGGTTATAGGCGCTTTCGACGATCGGCAGCAGCGCCAGCTCGGTGGGCATGCCGCGCTTTTCCAATTCCTCGACGATATGGTGCATGTAGCGGCGGCTACGGTCGACGACGCGTCGCAGGTAGTCGGGGCGGGCGAGATACCAGGCTTGCTGCTGCTGGACCAGGGGGCTGTCGAGATTCGGCATGCCGAAGCCATGGCGGATGCGGACCCACAGGTCGTCGGGCGGCAGCGTCAGATCGATCGTCGCCAAGGGCGGCGGGTCTTCCTTCAGCTCAATGGTCTGGACGGGTTCGTGCGATGCTGCCTGCGTCGGCATGGGGGCCGCCACAGTCGAATCACCCTCCTCAGCGGCAGCCGAGGCAGGAAACTGGCAAAAGACAAGGCAAGCAAGGATTCCCGGCAGCGCGGTCTTGAGCGTGAACATGGAACCTGAGAGTGCGAAAACCCAATGCTACCGTTGCCCCTCCGGGGCGTCAATTTCTCTCTCTGCAATCCGCTGAAAATAACTCTATCCGGCCTGTATTCGGCTATGCTTGCCGCCAAAAGCAGGAATGGTCCAACGATTCCCGATGAAAGCACTCGTCATAGAAGATACCGCGACCAGCCAGGCGGTGATCTGTCATCTGCTGGAGCGTCTGGGCATACAGCCGGTCCAGGCGCGTGATGGGCTGACTGGCATTGTCAGTTTCGAGAAGGAGCAGCCGGATCTGATCCTCCTGGACATCATACTTCCGGGTATCGATGGCTTTGAAGTAGCCCGACGCATTCGGGCCATGGAAAGGCCGGGCGAGTGGACGCCGATCATTTTCCTGACCGCACTCACCAGGGATGAGGACCTGGAACGCGGCATCGAGGCAGGCGGCGATGATTATCTGCTCAAGCCGGTGAGCGAAGTGGTGCTGGGCGCCAAGGTGCGGGCGATGCAACGCATCATCCAGATGCGTCACTCGCTGCTCGTGCTGACGCGCAAACTGGACAGCGCCAATCGCGAGTTGACGCGGCTTTCCGCCGTCGACGGCCTGACCGGGATAGCCAACAGAAGACAGTTCGACGAGGCCTTGCTGCGTGAATGGCGGCGCTGCCTGCGCGAACGAGAACCGTTGTCGCTGCTGATGGTGGACGTGGATTACTTCAAGCAGTACAACGATGGCTACGGCCACCAGGCGGGGGATGAGTGCCTCAAGGTGGTAGCCGGCACACTGCGGAACAAATTGCGGCGACCGGCCGATATTGTGGCGCGGTATGGGGGCGAGGAGTTCGCGGCGGTGCTGCCCGACACCGCTTCGGAAGGGGCCATTCTGGTGGCCGAAGCCATGAACTCGGCAATCCTCAAGCTTGGCATACCGCATGAGGGCTCGGCGTTCGGCACCCTCACGGTCAGCGTGGGCGTGGCAACCCTTGTTCCCGTGCAGGTCGAGGGACTGCCCCGGCTGCTGAGTGCCGCCGATTGGGCATTGTACGAAGCCAAGCGCGAAGGACGCAATTGCGTGCGGGTCGCCGATCCGATGCTCGTGACGGACTGACTGTCAGCGGAAGCTGTTCTTCCATTCCCGCAAGGCGGCAAATACCTCATTGGGGCCAGCCAGGTGGGCTCCGCAGTGGCGTGTCGCAGAGGCAGCGACCTCAGGTTCCGCGCCCCGCAGGAAGGGGTTGGTCTCGCATTCTTCAGCAAGCGTGAAGGGTACGGTCGCTTGTTCGCTGGCGCGCAGCCGCGCCACTTGCCCGGCCCGCTCCAGCAGCCTTGCGTTCCCGGGCTCGACGGCCAGGGCAAAGCGTATGTTCGACTGCGTGTACTCGTGCGCGCAGAACACCTTCGTGTCGGGGGGCAAGGCGGCCAGCTTGCTCAACGAGGCCCACATCTGCTCCGCGGTCCCCTCGAACAGCCGGCCGCAGCCGCAGCCGAAAAGGGTGTCGCCGCAGAACAGTGCGCCATGGCCGTAATAGGCAATATGGCCACGTGTATGGCCGGGAACCTCCAGGACCTGAAAAGTCACCTTGAAACCCGGCAGGGCGACAGTATCCCCTTCGCGCAACGGAACCGTGACGCCGGCGATCGGCTCGTTCGCAGGGCCGTAAACCGGAGCCGGATGCCGTGCGATCAGGCCGGCGACCCCGCCGGCGTGGTCGCCGTGATGATGCGTGAGGAGAATGGCGGCCAGACTGGCGTTCTCGTCCGCCAGGTAGTGCAGCACGGGGGCGTCGTCGCCTGGGTCGACTGCGATGACGCTGCGACCTTCCCGCAGCAGCCAGATATAATTGTCCTCGAACGCGCGCAAGGCTTGAATGTCCATTGCGTGATTCTCGGACTTCGGAGCGAAATGTCAATTCCCGGACTCGATGCCTGGCTGGAGACCCCGCAGGGGAAATACATCCTCGAATGGGAACAGGCGCGTTTTGATCAGATGGTGGTCGACATTTTCGGCTTCAATGCTGTGCAGGTCGGCCTGCCGCAATGCGATTGTCTGCGGGCGAATCGCATGCCGCTGCGCTTTGTCTATGATTCTGCTCCGCCAGCCAGAGTGATCGGCGACTCCCATCACCTGCCCCTGGCCGGAAACAGCGTCGACCTGGTCGTACTGCCGCATATCCTGGAATTCGCGCCCGATCCGCACCAGATACTGCGCGAGGTGGAGCGCGTACTGGTGCCGGAAGGGCAGGTGCTGATCTCGGGGTTCAATCCCTTCAGTCTCTGGGGCATCAAGCGGCGCCTGGCTGGCAGGAGGGCAGCTTTCCCTTGGCAGGGACAGTACTTCAGTGTGCGGCGTCTGAAAGACCTTCTGACCTTGCTCAGCTTCGAAACTCAGGCTGGCTGCTTCGGCCGTTATTCGCCTGCGGTGACGCAGGAAAAATGGCTGCGCCGATGGCATTTTCTCGAACTGGCGGGCGACCGCTGGTGGCCGATTGCCGGTGCCGTGTACCTCCTGCAGGGCGTCAAGCGTCAGCACGGCCTGCGCCTGCTTACGCCGGCCTGGCATGACCGCAAGGCGCGTGCCAAGGCGCTGGCGCCTGCGGTACAGAGAATCCAGAAGGGCGGCCGGTGAGCGCGGCAACGGAGATTGTCGAGATCTACACCGATGGCGCCTGCAGAGGTAACCCGGGTCCTGGCGGGTGGGGTGCCCTGCTGAGAATGGGCGGCCACGAAAGGGAACTGTTCGGGGGCGAGGCGGATACGACCAACAACAGGATGGAACTCACCGCGGTGATCCGCGCCCTGGAGGCCCTCAAGCGACCGGTGCATGCCCGCGTGCATACCGATTCGCAATATGTCCAGAAAGGCATCAGCGAATGGATCCACGCCTGGAAAAAACGCGGCTGGCGCACCGCTGACAAGCAGCCGGTGAAGAATGCCGAGCTGTGGCGGGAGCTGGACGAGCTGGCATCGCGCCATCGCATCGAATGGCGCTGGGTGAAGGGCCATGCCGGCCATGCCGAGAACGAACGCGCCGATGCGCTCGCGCGCCGTGGCATCGATACCTTGAAAGGAACGCACGCTTGAGACAGGTTGTCCTCGATACGGAAACAACCGGTCTCGATTTTCGCCTTGGCGATCGTGTCATCGAGATCGGGTGCGTTGAGTTGCTCAACCGCAAGCTCACCGGGCAACGCTTTCATCGCTATATCAACCCGGAGCGCGAGGTCGAGGCGGGCGCGCTGGCCGTGCATGGCCTGTCGAACGAATTTCTGCAGGACAAGCCCCGGTTCGGCGAAATCGTTGCGGAATTCCTCGATTTCATCCGTGGGGCCGAACTGGTCATCCACAACGCGGCATTCGATGTCGGCTTCCTCAACAACGAGTTGGCCCTGCAGAAGGAGTCTGCGCTGGAGCAGGCCTGCGCGGGGGTGGTGGACACGCTGAAGATGGCGCGCGAACTGCATCCCGGCCGGAGGAATTCCCTGGATGCGCTTTGCGAGCGCTATGCCATCGACAACTCCGGCCGCACGCTGCATGGCGCCCTGCTGGATGCCGAACTCCTGGCCGAGGTCTATCTGTCCATGACGCGCGGCCAGGAAAGCCTGATCATGGAGATCGACGCGACAGCAACCCCTGTTCTGCAGGCCGGACTGGCGGAACAACGTCCGCCACTGCGTGTGCTGCGAGCCAGCGCTGACGAGTTGACGGAACATGAGAAGGTCCTTGCGGAAATAGGCAAGGAAAGCAAGGGCAACTGCATCTGGCCGATTTCAGGAGGTTGAATTTCCGGGTTGCCTCGCCCGTTGGTCGGTCAGGGTGAAGTAGAAGGTCGAACCGGCCTCGAGGCAGCTGTCTGCCCAGATGCGGCCACCATGCAGGTGGATGATACGTTGAACAGTCGCCAGTCCGATGCCGGTGCCCTCGAACTCCTCCGGACTATGCAGTCGCTGGAATGCGGCGAAGAGCTTATCGGCGTATTTCATATCGAACCCCGCACCGTTGTCCCTGACATAGAACACGTGATCTCCGTTTTCCTCCCGGCAGCCGAACTCGATGATCGAATTGTTGCGTTTTGAGGTGAATTTCCAGGCATTGCCGAGCAGGTTTTGCAGGACGGCCTGCAGCAATACGGGGTCGCCCTGTGTTACGAGATTTTCCTGCACACGCGTCTCGACCTTTCTTTCAGGCTCCGATTCGGCAAGTTCCAGAAGCATGGCGTGTGCCATGTCGCTGATGCGAACCGACTCAAGCCGGACTTCGCTGCGGGCGACGCGGGAAAGTTCAAGCAGGTCGTCGATGAGATCCCCCATGCGGACACTGGCTTTCCGTATCCGCTTCAGATGGTCCAGTGACTCGCTCTTGTCGCAGCCCTGGCAGCCTTCTTCCATCAGATGGGCAAAGCCGTTGATGCCGCGCAGTGGCGCGCGTAGGTCGTGGGAGATGGAGTAGCTGAACGCCTCCAGTTCTTTGTTGGTGGCAGTAAGCTGTCGGGTGCGCTCCGCCACGCGTCGTTCCAGGTCGGCATTGAGCTGAACAATCTTGTCTTCGGCCTTCTTCCGCGCCGTGATGTCCTCCTTGACCGCAATGAAATGCGTTATCCGGCCATGCTCATCCCTGAGCGAGGAGATGCGCGTATCCTCCCAGAATAGTTCGCCGTTCTTCTTCCGGTTCAGCAGTTCGCCACGCCACTCCCGGCCGGCTCGAATGGTTGCCCAGAGATTGCGATAGATGGCCGATGGGGTTAGGCCCGATTTCAGGATGCCAGGCGTTTTTCCGAGCGCCTCCTGTGGCGTATAGCCGGTGACCTCGGAGAACTTTGGATTGATGTATTCGATTATGCCCTGCGGGTCTGTGATGACGACAGTAGCGGGGCTGGATTCGATCGCCTGCGACATCTTGCGCAGGTTGTGGCCGGTTTCCCTCAATTGGGCGACATCCACGGCAATCTGCTCCATGTCCTTTTGGATGGTGTCCGCCATCTGGTCGAAAGCCAGCGCGACTTCTCCTATCTCATCCTGGGAACGGTAGCCGACGCGGGCATCGTGGCGCCCGCTTGCGAAAGCGCGGCTGGCCCTCACGAGGCGGCGGAGCGGTAGCACCACCTGGTAGCGAATAACCAGCAGGCTGAAAATGAGCATGGCTAGATCCAGCATGGCCAGCCGATAGAGGTTGCGCATCGCCTCGTCTTCGATAAGCTCGGCGTTCGTGGCGAGGGTGGCAGCGATGACGTCCGCCAACTCGAGGATGGCCTTACCGTCGCGATATAGGTGGTCCAGTTCGGCCTTGATGTTCTGTTCAGAGATGGCTCCTGTCAGGATGCCATCTATTTTCTGCCGGTAATTGATCGAGTGCCTCCAGGCCGATTCAATGGCGTCCTGCAGATGCGGCGGCAAGGCCTTGACTTCCTGGCCAGAAAGCCTGCCCCCACCGTCGAGCACGGCAAGGGTTTCATCGAGACGTTTCAATCTGTCTTCAATCGCCGTACGGTCGGCATCCTGCCCCTGCACGAGACGGTAAGTGTCGAGCTGGATGCTCTGGCTGATCCAGCGCAGGCTACCTGTCAGATTGATCAGTATGGCCGTTCCTTGGAGGCGCAGAAACGAGGACTGGATCACGAAGACGTTGCCGGCGCCGATTATGATCAGCACGGCAAAGAGGAGCATGAGTTTCTTCCGGATCGTCAGGCGCATAGCACGGTGCAACAGCGATGCGTTTTGCATCGCCTGCCCCTTCTCCTGGCATGAATCCGTTGCAATATTCATGGGCCCTTTATACGTTATGCCGGGTGTTGCCGGATATCGAAAAAGCCTGCGGGGATAGGGCAGATTCCGGTGCCGTGCGTAGTGGCACGGCAGTACGACAATCTGGTCTGGGCGGATCTGGGCCCGGGATGGCGCTGGGGATTGCGGCAAGCCAGTCGCCAGTTATGGCTAACGGCAAACTGGCAAGCAACTTTATATCACGTTTAAATTTAAATTATTACAAGAAGAGCTTTGAAAAGGAAGTGGTTTCGGCTACAATGCGCACCTTCAGGCGCGTAGCTCAGCTGGTTAGAGCACCACCTTGACATGGTGGGGGTCGTAGGTTCGAGTCCTATCGCGCCTACCAATTCGAAAACAGAAGTCAGAGGACGGAGGCCGAAGCGGCTTCGGTTTTCTGGCTTTTGTTGTTTATGGCGGGTCCAGGATGCTGACGATCACATTGCCGGATGGTTCCAAGCGGGAATTTCCCCAAGCGGTCACAGTGGCCGAGGTGGCGGCTTCGATCGGCGCCGGCCTTGCCAAGGCGGCGCTCGCCGGCAAGGTCGACGGCCGGCTGGTCGACACCAACTTCCTCATCGAGCGAGACTGTACCTTGGCCATCGTTACGGACAAGGACATCGATGGCATTGAAATCCTGCGCCATTCGACAGCGCACCTGCTGGCCTATGCCGTCAAGGAGCTGTTTCCCGACGCCCAGGTCACCATCGGTCCCGTCATCGAGAACGGCTTCTACTACGATTTCTCCTACAAGCGCCCGTTTACGCCGGAAGACTTGGCGAGGATCGAAGCGCGTATGGCCGAGCTGGCAAAAAGAGATATTCCCGTTGTGCGCGAGGTGTGGCCGCGCGACAAGGCCGTCGGCTTCTTCAAGTCCATCGGCGAGCACTACAAGGCAGAGATCATCGCCTCGATTCCTGCCGGCGAGGACGTCTCACTCTACCGCGAGGGCGATTTTGTTGATCTGTGCCGCGGCCCTCACGTTCCTTCTACCGGCAAGCTGAAGGTCTTCAAGCTGATGAAAGTGGCCGGCGCCTATTGGCGCGGGGATTCACGCAACGAGATGCTGCAGCGTATTTATGGCACCGCTTGGTCGAAGAAAGACGAACTCGATGCCTATCTGCACATGCTTGAGGAAGCTGAAAAGCGCGACCATCGCAGGCTGGGCCGGCAGCTCGATCTCTTCCATCTGCAGGACGAGGCGCCCGGAATGGTGTTTTGGCATCCCAAGGGCTGGGTGATATGGCAGGAAGTCGAGCAATACATGCGTCGATTGCTGTCCGCGAATGGCTACCTCGAAGTGCGTACGCCACAGGTGATGGATCGCGTGCTGTGGGAGAAGTCCGGTCACTGGGAAAACTATGCCGAGCACATGTTCACCACCAAGGCGGAGGAGCGCGACTTCGCGGTCAAGCCAATGAATTGCCCCGGCCACGTGCAGATATTCAACC
The window above is part of the Denitratisoma sp. genome. Proteins encoded here:
- a CDS encoding ABC transporter permease, producing MLAYIIRRLLYAIPILIGVNLLTFTLFFVVNTPDDMARMQLGIKRVTPEAIQKWKAERGYDKPLLYNGTAEGAGKITRTIFFEKSVKLFVFDFGRADDGRDIGHEIRMRMAPSLAIAVPAFILGLFVTISFALLLAFFRATYLDFWGVVMCVAMMSISSLFYIIGGQYLVSKVWHLVPISGYAGGLDAGRFLLLPVIISVVAGIGSSTRWYRTIFLEEIGKDYVRTARAKGLSELAVLFRHVLKNAMIPILTGVVVVIPLLFMGSLLTESFFGIPGLGSYTIDAINAQDFAVVRSMVFIGSVLYIAGLLLTDLSYTLVDPRVRLQ
- a CDS encoding ABC transporter permease; amino-acid sequence: MPIVLWTDALIFLLIASAIGAGFYVIRREYLLASWRRVGESRAGMASLTVLAAFIAIGLLDSLHYRPRLDDVSGRTASGYSSEVRSALDALLLPLRAGTEKTYSAPLATHLYARETVELPDGSQTRVFPRLQHGGAHLENPEQDWGKDVAARTVRGLAFAVLAGLTFSAIVVQAAALRWGLGWQVTWRRIWKGDTQFAWNAVLTALAVLMLLAGPVISLAGGYHVFGTDKVGQDVLYLTLKSIRTGLVIGTITTLSMLPFAVALGIVAGYRGGWIDDFIQYLYTTLNSIPSVLLIAASVLMVQVAIDTHPDWFATAAQRADARLLALCLILGVTSWTGLCRLLRAETLKLRELEYVQAAQAFGASPSRIMGRHILPNVMHIVLIAVVMDFSGLVLAEAVLSYIGIGVDPSTISFGTMINTARLELAREPVVWWSLIAAFAFMFVLVLAANLFSDAVRDAFDPRVASRRVAAPAQEKAA
- a CDS encoding ABC transporter ATP-binding protein, whose amino-acid sequence is MSLLRVDSLQTSLASAAGVVRAVDDVSFELAAGETFALLGESGCGKSMTALSLMRLLPDAGSIVGGRVLLGGRDLLALSESEMREVRGSELAMIFQEPATSLNPVLTVGEQIVEVLERHASMRGAAARRHALELVAAVGIPDPGRRLGEYPFQLSGGMKQRVMIAMALAGDPALLIADEPTTALDVTIQAQVLDLLGQLQRSRGMGMLLITHDLGIVSQLAQRVGVMYAGELVEVAERTAFFASPKHPYSNKLFAALPRPERRGAALETIPGSVPPLSTRFTGCRFAERCPSVRERCREEVPSWHAAEAGHVVRCHLYDAKTPAVEGSARVAETSSLHSGESDSMPPDSEAPLLEVAGLKVHFPIRQGVFKRVVGQVKAVDGVSLRLTLGRTLALVGESGCGKTTVGKAVLQLLQPSGGSVRFAGEELTSLPDARLRALRAEMQIVFQDPYGSLDPRMRVGDIIEEGMAALGTASELAVRNRQIDEMMLRVGLSSEMRGRYPHEFSGGQRQRIAIARALAVEPRLLVCDEPTSALDVSVQAQILNLLKELQASLGLAYLFITHNIGVVEYLAHEVAVMYLGRIVERGAVGEILRDPKHPYTEALLSAVPRLDVDTGRPVIVLKGDMPSPARPPAGCHFHPRCPRAMPQCSVGYPAETQLEGGRSVCCYLYEQIRA
- a CDS encoding transglycosylase SLT domain-containing protein → MFTLKTALPGILACLVFCQFPASAAAEEGDSTVAAPMPTQAASHEPVQTIELKEDPPPLATIDLTLPPDDLWVRIRHGFGMPNLDSPLVQQQQAWYLARPDYLRRVVDRSRRYMHHIVEELEKRGMPTELALLPIVESAYNPMAYSRAHASGMWQFIPSTGKTYQLDQNWWMDQRRDIIASTSAALDYLQSIYEMHGDWHLALASYNWGENAVARAINKNMAKGLPTDYLSLTMPNETRWYVPKLQALKNIIAQPGLFNVSLDPIPNKPYFQTVEVSAHMDVAIAARLAEMTIEEFLALNPAFNRPVIPDKGGANIVLPAEKVDVFMSNLEAHNKPLTNWQAYTIKKGESLAAVANKHGLTVTRLRQVNGISARMRIGPGHTLLVPAKGEPVADNLLKVNLPVIKPSVRKAPVRGKKKMAAGKRQKNAARKKPGTPPKNVAAKKQPPRN
- a CDS encoding diguanylate cyclase, which codes for MKALVIEDTATSQAVICHLLERLGIQPVQARDGLTGIVSFEKEQPDLILLDIILPGIDGFEVARRIRAMERPGEWTPIIFLTALTRDEDLERGIEAGGDDYLLKPVSEVVLGAKVRAMQRIIQMRHSLLVLTRKLDSANRELTRLSAVDGLTGIANRRQFDEALLREWRRCLREREPLSLLMVDVDYFKQYNDGYGHQAGDECLKVVAGTLRNKLRRPADIVARYGGEEFAAVLPDTASEGAILVAEAMNSAILKLGIPHEGSAFGTLTVSVGVATLVPVQVEGLPRLLSAADWALYEAKREGRNCVRVADPMLVTD